In Gemmata obscuriglobus, a single genomic region encodes these proteins:
- a CDS encoding DUF1552 domain-containing protein — translation MSLTRNRREFVRDLGISAAAVPFLLNLPSLSFANQGKRKQRIVFVFSPNGIVPKDFWPDEEGSEFKLKEILKPLEPFKKQLLTLHGVCDKIRGDGDGHMRGIGCLLTGIELYPGNVQGGSDTPAGWAKGISIDQEIRNYLQKDPATKTRFGSLELGVMVPDRADTWTRWSYAGANKPIAPIDDPYQVFNKLYGRAKDNEALASVLDIVKDDLKKVGDRVGTADKKLLDEHAAFVREMEKELKEQKAVATVGHAVPQLEPGVRRDNDNMPKIAKAQIDLMVNSFAADFARVASLQITNSVGMPRMKWLDINEGHHELSHEPDSNEKAQEKLVKINKWYCEQVAYLAKRLSETKEPGGNGSLLDNTLIVWTNELGKGNSHTMDNIPFVLVGGGLDFKTGRSLKYPKVPHNRLLMSLAHGFGHHVKAFGNPNHCAAGALTGLV, via the coding sequence ATGTCCCTGACCCGCAACCGGCGCGAGTTCGTGCGCGACCTCGGAATCAGCGCCGCGGCCGTGCCGTTCCTGCTCAACCTGCCGAGCCTCAGCTTCGCCAACCAGGGCAAGCGGAAGCAGCGGATCGTGTTCGTCTTCAGCCCGAACGGGATCGTCCCGAAGGACTTCTGGCCCGACGAAGAGGGGTCGGAGTTCAAGCTGAAGGAGATCCTCAAGCCGCTGGAGCCGTTCAAGAAGCAACTCCTCACGCTGCACGGGGTCTGTGACAAGATCCGCGGCGACGGCGACGGCCACATGCGCGGCATCGGGTGTCTGCTCACCGGCATCGAACTGTACCCGGGCAACGTGCAGGGCGGCTCCGACACGCCGGCGGGGTGGGCAAAGGGCATCTCGATCGATCAGGAGATCCGCAACTACCTGCAAAAGGACCCGGCCACCAAGACCCGCTTCGGCTCGCTCGAACTCGGCGTGATGGTGCCGGACCGCGCCGACACCTGGACCCGCTGGAGCTACGCCGGCGCCAACAAACCGATCGCGCCGATCGACGACCCGTATCAGGTCTTCAATAAACTCTACGGCCGCGCGAAGGACAACGAGGCGCTCGCCAGCGTACTGGACATCGTGAAGGATGACCTCAAGAAGGTCGGGGACCGCGTCGGAACGGCCGACAAGAAGCTGCTCGACGAGCACGCGGCGTTCGTCCGCGAGATGGAGAAAGAGCTGAAGGAGCAGAAAGCGGTGGCGACCGTGGGCCACGCGGTTCCGCAACTGGAACCGGGCGTGCGCCGCGACAACGACAACATGCCGAAGATCGCCAAGGCGCAGATCGACCTGATGGTGAACAGCTTCGCCGCGGACTTCGCCCGGGTCGCGTCGCTCCAGATCACGAACTCGGTGGGCATGCCGCGGATGAAGTGGCTGGACATCAACGAAGGGCACCACGAGCTGTCGCACGAGCCGGACAGCAACGAGAAGGCCCAAGAGAAGCTGGTGAAGATCAACAAGTGGTACTGCGAGCAGGTCGCCTACCTGGCCAAGCGGCTGAGCGAGACCAAGGAGCCCGGCGGGAACGGGTCGCTGCTCGACAACACGCTGATCGTGTGGACCAACGAGTTGGGCAAGGGCAACTCGCACACGATGGACAACATCCCGTTCGTGCTGGTGGGCGGCGGGCTGGACTTCAAGACGGGCCGGTCGCTGAAGTACCCGAAGGTGCCGCACAACCGGCTGCTGATGTCGCTCGCGCACGGCTTCGGGCACCACGTCAAGGCGTTCGGAAACCCGAACCACTGCGCCGCCGGCGCCCTGACCGGTCTGGTGTGA
- a CDS encoding 2-hydroxyacid dehydrogenase, whose amino-acid sequence MSLPRVLADLPVSQTVLDLLGGLVELVPWDAAPGRVDAVYTYGHPPVGAELMDRFPDLKVISNFGVGVDHIDVRAAAERRIPVGNTPGILDGATADLAFALLLAAGRRVVEGDRYARGPAFTHYDPSFMLGREVHGSTIGIFGMGRIGRQVAKRANGFGMKVLYHNRNRSDEAEIVLGARYAPKDELLATADHVVLTLPLTPDTRGFIGAAELALMKPTATLVNVARGAVVDKDALAVALAARRLFAAALDVTDPEPLPRDHPLLKLDNVVITPHLGSATEETRRRMAELSVQNLFAGLAGKPLMFSVT is encoded by the coding sequence ATGTCGCTTCCCCGCGTTCTCGCCGACCTTCCGGTTTCGCAGACGGTACTCGATCTGCTAGGCGGGCTCGTCGAACTGGTGCCCTGGGACGCCGCGCCCGGGCGCGTGGACGCCGTCTACACCTACGGCCACCCGCCCGTGGGCGCGGAACTGATGGACCGCTTTCCGGACCTCAAGGTCATCAGCAACTTCGGCGTGGGCGTGGACCACATTGATGTGAGGGCCGCGGCCGAGCGAAGGATTCCGGTGGGCAACACGCCCGGCATCCTCGACGGGGCGACAGCGGACCTGGCGTTCGCACTGCTGCTGGCCGCGGGGCGGCGGGTGGTGGAGGGCGACCGGTACGCCCGCGGCCCGGCGTTCACGCACTACGACCCCTCGTTCATGCTGGGGCGTGAGGTCCACGGAAGCACCATCGGCATTTTCGGAATGGGGCGGATCGGGCGGCAGGTCGCGAAACGCGCGAACGGGTTCGGCATGAAGGTGCTGTACCACAACCGGAACCGGAGCGACGAGGCGGAAATCGTTCTCGGCGCGCGGTACGCGCCGAAGGACGAACTGCTCGCGACCGCGGACCACGTGGTCCTGACGCTCCCGCTCACCCCCGACACGCGCGGTTTCATCGGCGCCGCCGAACTCGCGCTCATGAAACCCACCGCGACGCTGGTGAACGTGGCCCGCGGGGCGGTGGTGGACAAGGACGCCCTTGCTGTCGCCCTTGCCGCGCGGCGTCTGTTCGCGGCGGCGCTGGACGTGACCGACCCGGAACCGCTGCCGCGCGACCACCCGCTGCTGAAACTCGACAACGTCGTCATTACGCCGCACCTGGGCAGTGCGACGGAGGAAACGCGGCGCCGGATGGCCGAATTGTCCGTTCAAAACCTGTTCGCCGGACTGGCTGGTAAACCGTTGATGTTCTCGGTGACGTGA
- a CDS encoding DUF1501 domain-containing protein: MPRAPHSPGPFTLSRRDWLRIGVPAALGFSAPPAGAKPAAAAAGFGRAKSVVVVFTSGGQSQLDTWDPKPHAPEEVRGTFRSIQTANPELRVCEHLPRMAALADRYAIVRSMTHDDLDHGSACYLALTGQFHPRKSSNPPPRPTDFPALGAVFKRLRPAVAFPHTAVHVNGPLLAPIEVAPGQSGGFLGRGYEPAELGNVTDTDRLVESLNLPADVPAERLQARHDLLARLDPGTRADPLARKAFELVNAPQVRTALDLDREPEKLRDRYGRHRSGQACLMARRLVEAGVPWITVFFNHGIRGQDDHPDDTDAYGWDTHNDIFDSLRAHLLPRFDASVSTFLEDLRTRGLLETTLVVVMGEFGRAPRVALEKNFAGSSPGRKHWGACYSVLLAGAGVTPGALVGKSDRIAAYPQSDPTAPGDLAATMFHALGVPPDAHYTDANDRPYRAVAGQPISRLFG, encoded by the coding sequence ATGCCCCGCGCACCCCACTCACCCGGCCCGTTCACGCTGTCGCGGCGCGACTGGCTCCGCATCGGCGTCCCGGCCGCGCTGGGATTTTCGGCCCCGCCGGCCGGCGCGAAACCCGCGGCTGCGGCGGCCGGATTCGGCCGCGCGAAATCGGTGGTGGTGGTCTTTACGAGCGGCGGGCAGAGCCAGCTCGACACCTGGGACCCGAAGCCGCACGCGCCCGAAGAGGTGCGCGGGACCTTCCGCAGCATCCAGACCGCGAACCCGGAACTGCGGGTGTGCGAGCACCTGCCGCGCATGGCCGCGCTGGCTGATCGGTACGCGATCGTGCGCTCGATGACCCACGACGACCTCGACCACGGGTCGGCGTGCTACCTCGCCCTCACCGGACAGTTTCACCCGCGCAAGTCCTCGAACCCGCCGCCCCGACCCACCGACTTCCCGGCTCTCGGAGCAGTATTCAAGCGCCTTCGTCCGGCGGTCGCGTTCCCGCACACGGCGGTTCACGTCAACGGCCCGCTGCTGGCCCCGATCGAAGTGGCCCCCGGGCAGTCCGGCGGGTTCCTGGGCCGCGGTTACGAGCCCGCGGAACTCGGCAACGTGACGGACACCGACCGGCTCGTCGAATCGCTGAACCTACCGGCCGACGTGCCCGCAGAGCGGCTCCAGGCGCGGCACGACCTGCTCGCCCGTCTCGACCCGGGAACGCGCGCGGACCCGCTCGCCCGAAAGGCGTTCGAGCTGGTGAACGCGCCACAGGTTCGAACCGCGCTCGACCTTGACCGCGAACCGGAGAAGCTGCGCGACCGCTACGGGCGGCACCGGTCGGGGCAGGCGTGCCTGATGGCCCGACGGCTGGTGGAAGCCGGCGTCCCGTGGATCACGGTATTCTTCAACCACGGCATCCGCGGCCAAGACGACCACCCCGATGACACCGACGCATACGGGTGGGACACCCACAACGACATCTTCGATTCGCTTCGCGCGCACCTGCTCCCGCGGTTCGACGCCAGCGTGTCCACGTTCCTCGAAGACCTGCGTACCCGCGGGCTGCTGGAAACGACGCTTGTGGTGGTGATGGGGGAGTTCGGCCGGGCGCCGCGGGTGGCACTGGAAAAGAACTTCGCGGGGTCGTCGCCGGGCCGCAAGCACTGGGGCGCGTGCTACTCGGTCCTACTCGCCGGGGCGGGCGTCACCCCGGGCGCGCTGGTCGGGAAGTCGGACCGGATCGCGGCGTACCCGCAGAGCGACCCGACCGCCCCGGGCGATCTCGCCGCCACAATGTTCCACGCCCTCGGCGTTCCCCCCGACGCGCACTACACCGACGCGAACGACCGCCCGTACCGGGCCGTCGCCGGTCAACCGATCAGCCGGCTGTTCGGCTAA
- a CDS encoding 3-keto-disaccharide hydrolase, whose protein sequence is MRWLSTLAVFTAFLAVGPAADKDGFAPLFDGKTLDGWTFIVKPDKDGKKADPKGTWSVVDGAVRCTGKPNGCMVTKGEYGDYVLKLKWRFLEGKGGNTGVLLHVQDEKYWPTSIEAQLLTGHAGDLFLNTPPAVKLNVDKQRHDPKIERRFLRLETPADVEKKLGEWNECELTCSGGDITFTVNGVKVNEGKNGNLKKGRIALQSEGVEVHFKDIVIKSLK, encoded by the coding sequence ATGCGCTGGCTCTCCACGCTCGCAGTCTTCACCGCGTTCCTCGCCGTCGGCCCCGCGGCCGACAAGGACGGCTTCGCCCCCCTCTTCGACGGCAAGACGCTGGACGGCTGGACGTTCATCGTGAAGCCCGACAAGGACGGGAAGAAGGCAGACCCGAAAGGCACCTGGAGCGTCGTTGACGGCGCCGTCCGCTGCACCGGGAAGCCGAACGGCTGCATGGTCACGAAGGGCGAGTACGGCGATTACGTCCTGAAGCTGAAGTGGCGGTTCCTGGAGGGCAAGGGCGGGAACACCGGCGTGCTGCTCCACGTGCAGGACGAAAAGTACTGGCCCACGTCGATCGAGGCGCAACTCCTCACCGGGCACGCCGGCGACCTCTTCCTCAACACCCCGCCGGCCGTGAAACTCAACGTGGACAAGCAGCGCCACGACCCGAAGATCGAGCGCCGGTTCCTGCGGCTGGAAACGCCCGCCGATGTTGAGAAGAAGCTGGGCGAATGGAACGAGTGCGAGCTGACCTGCTCGGGCGGGGACATCACGTTCACGGTCAACGGCGTGAAGGTGAACGAGGGGAAAAACGGTAACCTGAAGAAGGGGCGAATCGCCCTCCAGTCGGAGGGCGTGGAGGTCCACTTCAAGGACATCGTCATCAAGAGCTTGAAATAA
- a CDS encoding prephenate dehydrogenase produces MLFDQITIVGVGLIGGSVGLAAKARGVAGRVVGVDRDPDCIARAAKLGAIDTGTTDLAAGVAGAQLVVVCTPVDRIAEVIVTAARHVRPGTYFTDGGSTKSNIVATVQGRLPAGVEYVAAHPLAGSEKGGAENGRADLFVNRVTVLIVGALGADWGRTVTVGRFWEALGSRVVLMNAEEHDRTVASTSHLPHAVASGVAAITPMEWLKLTAGGFRDVTRIAAGDPDLWAAIFEANRDATLAALTQFTDRMTEFRTLLESRDRAGLVRWLTEGKQVRDALGT; encoded by the coding sequence ATGCTGTTCGACCAGATCACGATTGTCGGCGTGGGGCTGATCGGCGGGTCGGTCGGGCTGGCCGCGAAGGCCCGCGGCGTGGCCGGGCGCGTGGTCGGCGTGGACCGCGACCCCGATTGCATCGCCCGGGCCGCCAAGCTCGGCGCCATCGACACCGGAACGACCGACCTTGCCGCCGGCGTCGCAGGCGCGCAACTCGTGGTCGTCTGTACGCCGGTCGATCGGATCGCCGAGGTTATTGTCACGGCCGCGCGGCACGTCCGGCCGGGGACCTATTTCACCGACGGCGGCAGCACGAAGAGTAACATCGTCGCGACGGTGCAAGGGCGCCTGCCGGCGGGGGTCGAGTACGTCGCGGCGCACCCGCTGGCGGGGTCCGAAAAGGGCGGGGCCGAGAACGGCCGCGCGGACCTGTTCGTCAACCGCGTCACGGTGCTGATCGTCGGCGCGCTGGGGGCGGACTGGGGCCGCACCGTGACCGTCGGGCGGTTCTGGGAGGCGCTCGGCTCGCGGGTCGTGCTGATGAACGCCGAGGAGCACGACCGCACGGTCGCGTCCACCAGCCACTTGCCCCACGCGGTGGCGTCCGGGGTGGCGGCGATCACCCCGATGGAGTGGCTGAAGCTGACCGCCGGCGGGTTCCGCGACGTGACCCGGATCGCCGCCGGCGACCCGGACCTGTGGGCCGCCATATTCGAGGCCAACCGCGACGCCACGCTCGCGGCGCTGACGCAATTCACCGACCGGATGACCGAATTCCGCACGCTGCTCGAATCCCGCGACCGGGCGGGGCTCGTGCGGTGGCTGACCGAAGGAAAGCAGGTACGCGATGCTCTGGGAACTTGA
- a CDS encoding sigma-70 family RNA polymerase sigma factor — MTVPLLLLRHAGYVPSTDAELLDRFTKSRDESAFAELVRRHGPVVYRICRRLAGAAGADDAFQATFLVLATRTAAARAAGALGGWLVGVAGRVARQTRRGAERRVRHEAAAAHLRPEMCVDDSLELADQFRVLDEELARLPAALRGPMVLCMLQGRTQEQAAAELGRDARTLRRHLERAKAVLRARLERRGVVPMVATALVTGTGTVVAVVPDDLTRRTVGLVFDFLTGGAVASTSPPVALAKGVTTTMPARKLLLGAATVALGLVGFGFALADNRPPEPAPPPPVKTVEPPPENRAHKAPVSKAKSAQVIIEAMCVRVQAGFREQIGLTTDAPSGVTLTARESLMLKALLRHHPMVEILFRPQVQLQSGQMGHVGAWQELPVVTGLEGEVRDGKTVYVAKSEPVSLGHKLRILPTVEADGQVTIRIEGAYTELERPVSSTTSLDRLAAPTPRGDLPLELGSVNIHNFQATARVSDGQTAVFRSAAPVPTAGVVVHPMKAPAKSEPMPELLWVLTSHVVRSEQDAARVLANIAPPPPPPPPARQ, encoded by the coding sequence ATGACCGTACCCCTACTCCTGCTCCGGCATGCCGGATACGTCCCTTCCACCGACGCGGAACTACTCGACCGGTTCACCAAGAGCCGGGACGAGAGCGCGTTCGCAGAATTGGTCCGCCGCCACGGTCCCGTGGTGTACCGGATCTGTCGGCGGTTGGCCGGTGCGGCCGGCGCGGACGATGCGTTCCAGGCCACGTTCCTGGTTCTGGCCACTCGCACCGCGGCGGCGCGAGCGGCAGGGGCGCTGGGCGGGTGGCTGGTCGGCGTTGCGGGCCGCGTGGCGCGACAGACGCGGCGGGGAGCCGAGCGGCGCGTGCGGCACGAAGCGGCGGCGGCCCATTTGCGCCCCGAGATGTGCGTGGACGACTCGCTCGAACTCGCGGACCAATTCCGGGTGCTCGACGAGGAACTCGCGCGGCTCCCGGCGGCGCTGCGCGGGCCGATGGTGCTTTGCATGCTTCAGGGGCGCACGCAGGAACAAGCGGCGGCGGAACTCGGTCGCGACGCTCGCACCCTTCGCCGGCACCTGGAGCGGGCGAAAGCCGTCTTGCGGGCGCGGCTGGAGCGCCGGGGCGTGGTGCCGATGGTGGCGACCGCGCTGGTAACCGGGACCGGCACTGTTGTGGCGGTAGTTCCCGACGACCTGACCCGTCGCACGGTCGGCCTGGTGTTCGATTTCCTGACAGGCGGTGCGGTGGCGTCCACCTCGCCACCGGTCGCACTGGCAAAAGGAGTGACGACAACGATGCCTGCACGGAAGCTGTTACTGGGAGCGGCTACGGTTGCTCTGGGGTTGGTGGGGTTCGGGTTCGCTCTGGCGGACAACCGGCCCCCCGAACCGGCGCCCCCGCCGCCGGTGAAAACGGTTGAACCGCCCCCCGAGAACCGCGCGCACAAGGCCCCGGTTAGCAAAGCGAAGTCGGCTCAAGTGATCATTGAGGCGATGTGCGTGCGCGTACAGGCCGGGTTCCGCGAGCAGATCGGCTTGACGACCGATGCCCCGAGCGGGGTGACGCTGACGGCCCGCGAGTCGCTCATGCTTAAGGCGCTCCTTCGCCATCACCCGATGGTTGAGATCCTCTTCCGGCCCCAGGTGCAACTTCAGAGCGGGCAAATGGGGCACGTTGGGGCTTGGCAGGAACTCCCCGTTGTGACAGGATTGGAAGGCGAGGTACGGGATGGGAAAACGGTTTACGTTGCGAAGTCCGAGCCGGTGAGTCTGGGGCACAAGTTGCGGATATTGCCGACTGTTGAGGCCGACGGGCAGGTGACCATCCGGATCGAGGGCGCTTACACCGAACTCGAACGCCCGGTATCTTCAACCACGTCTCTCGACCGTTTGGCCGCCCCCACTCCACGAGGCGATCTGCCCCTCGAACTCGGCAGTGTGAACATACACAATTTTCAGGCCACCGCACGAGTTTCTGACGGGCAGACGGCAGTTTTCCGCTCTGCGGCACCGGTACCAACGGCAGGCGTCGTGGTTCACCCGATGAAGGCGCCGGCGAAAAGTGAGCCGATGCCCGAACTCTTGTGGGTGCTGACGAGTCACGTCGTTCGCTCAGAACAGGACGCCGCCCGCGTGCTCGCAAACATTGCCCCACCCCCTCCTCCGCCCCCGCCTGCGCGACAGTAG
- a CDS encoding DUF1592 domain-containing protein, with protein MPHTLPHFGLTLLALAALNPAAFAQEKKEKSGEVIYRQMCAKCHGAKGEGAKAYPVPLTGDKSLTQLAKVIDDTMPEGSPDLLDAAESRRVAEYMYDAFYSPTAQAKLNPPRVELSRLTVKQYRNSIADTLAGFRPAAPKPDERQGLRGEYFNARNFQNNKRQIDRLDPEVNFDFGKGPPKADAELKEKFDAHTFCIRWEGSVWAPETGVYEFVVKTDHALRLWVNDNKKPAIDAWVKSGNDTEFKTSVYLLAGRAYPIRLEFSKAKQGVDDSKTNPNPPVKPAFVSLNWKRPNRTIEPIATRYLTPQKFPEAAVIESPFPPDDRSLGWERGATISKEWEAATTEGAIETAAYVLAKLPELSGAQPNAPDRAAKLKAFCRTFAERAFRRPLSEPEKVLFVDRQFDASGGDLELAVKRVVLVVLKSPRFLYPDADGTSPPYATASRLAFSLWDAPPDKELLDAAAKNKLGTSTELRAQAERMLNDPRAKAKMREFLLTWLKLDQVKELPKDAKRFPGFDHDLASDLRTSLELSLDDLLSSPNADFRQLLLADELYLNGRLAKFYGANVPADSGFKKVKHETDKRAGVLTHPYVLAALAYASETSPIHRGVFVGRGLLGIAIRPPMEAFTPLAPDLHPNLTTRERVLKQTSPMACAGCHTVMNPLGFSLEQFDAVGKFREKDNNKPVDASGLYDTRAGSTAKFTGAKELAKFVAGSEEAHYAFAQQAFHYFVKQPVRAYGLAKPEELRKMFAANGLNVRKLIVEIAVIGAMPKTGDKPPK; from the coding sequence ATGCCGCACACGCTCCCGCACTTCGGTCTCACGCTCCTCGCGCTCGCGGCGCTGAACCCGGCCGCGTTCGCCCAGGAGAAAAAGGAAAAGAGCGGCGAGGTGATCTACCGCCAGATGTGCGCGAAGTGCCACGGGGCCAAGGGCGAAGGCGCGAAAGCCTACCCGGTGCCGCTAACGGGCGACAAATCGCTGACGCAGCTCGCCAAGGTGATCGACGACACGATGCCCGAGGGGTCGCCCGACCTGCTCGACGCCGCCGAGTCGCGCCGGGTCGCGGAGTACATGTACGACGCCTTCTACTCGCCGACCGCGCAGGCGAAGCTCAACCCGCCGCGCGTGGAGCTGTCGCGCCTCACGGTGAAGCAGTACCGCAACAGCATCGCCGACACGCTCGCGGGGTTCCGGCCCGCGGCGCCGAAGCCGGACGAGCGGCAGGGGCTCCGCGGCGAGTACTTCAACGCGCGCAACTTCCAGAACAACAAGCGCCAAATCGACCGGCTCGACCCCGAGGTCAACTTCGACTTTGGCAAGGGACCGCCCAAAGCCGACGCTGAACTCAAAGAGAAGTTCGACGCTCACACGTTCTGCATCCGCTGGGAGGGCTCCGTGTGGGCGCCCGAAACCGGCGTATACGAATTTGTCGTGAAAACCGACCACGCGCTGCGCCTGTGGGTCAACGACAATAAGAAACCGGCCATCGACGCCTGGGTGAAATCGGGCAACGACACCGAGTTCAAAACGAGCGTGTACCTGCTTGCCGGTCGCGCGTACCCCATTCGCCTGGAGTTCTCGAAAGCGAAACAGGGCGTGGACGACTCGAAGACGAACCCGAACCCGCCGGTGAAACCCGCGTTCGTGTCGCTCAACTGGAAGCGGCCCAACCGCACGATCGAGCCCATCGCCACGCGCTACCTGACACCACAGAAGTTCCCCGAAGCGGCCGTGATCGAGTCCCCCTTCCCGCCTGATGACAGGAGCCTCGGCTGGGAGCGCGGCGCCACCATCTCGAAGGAGTGGGAGGCGGCCACCACCGAAGGCGCGATCGAAACCGCCGCCTACGTCCTCGCGAAGCTCCCCGAGTTGAGCGGCGCGCAACCGAACGCCCCGGACCGCGCCGCGAAGCTCAAGGCGTTCTGCCGCACGTTCGCCGAGCGCGCCTTCCGCCGCCCCCTCTCGGAGCCCGAAAAGGTCCTGTTCGTGGACCGGCAGTTCGACGCCTCCGGGGGCGACCTCGAACTCGCGGTGAAGCGGGTGGTGCTGGTCGTGCTGAAGTCGCCGCGGTTCCTCTACCCCGACGCCGACGGCACCTCACCGCCTTACGCCACCGCGTCGCGGCTCGCGTTCTCGCTGTGGGACGCTCCGCCCGATAAGGAACTGTTGGACGCCGCGGCCAAAAACAAACTCGGCACCTCGACCGAACTGCGCGCGCAGGCCGAGCGGATGCTCAACGACCCGCGGGCGAAGGCCAAGATGCGCGAGTTCCTGCTGACGTGGCTCAAACTCGACCAGGTGAAGGAACTGCCCAAGGACGCGAAACGGTTCCCGGGGTTTGACCACGACCTCGCGTCCGACCTTCGCACGTCGCTGGAACTGTCGCTCGATGACCTCCTGAGCAGCCCGAACGCGGACTTCCGGCAGTTGCTCCTAGCGGACGAGCTGTACCTGAACGGGCGCCTCGCCAAGTTCTACGGCGCGAACGTGCCGGCCGATTCCGGGTTCAAAAAGGTGAAACACGAGACCGACAAGCGGGCCGGCGTGCTGACGCACCCGTATGTCCTCGCGGCGCTCGCGTACGCCTCCGAGACCTCGCCGATCCACCGCGGGGTGTTCGTCGGGCGCGGGCTGCTGGGCATCGCCATCCGGCCGCCGATGGAGGCGTTCACGCCGCTCGCCCCGGACCTGCACCCGAACCTGACCACCCGCGAGCGGGTGCTGAAGCAAACCAGCCCGATGGCGTGCGCCGGGTGCCACACCGTCATGAACCCGCTCGGTTTCTCCCTCGAACAATTCGACGCGGTCGGAAAATTCCGCGAGAAGGACAACAACAAGCCCGTGGACGCCAGCGGGCTGTACGACACCCGGGCGGGCTCCACCGCAAAATTCACCGGCGCGAAGGAACTGGCGAAGTTCGTCGCCGGCAGCGAAGAGGCTCATTACGCCTTCGCGCAGCAGGCGTTCCATTACTTTGTGAAGCAGCCCGTGCGGGCCTACGGGCTTGCGAAACCCGAAGAGTTGCGGAAAATGTTTGCCGCGAACGGGCTGAACGTGCGAAAATTGATAGTGGAAATCGCCGTAATCGGTGCTATGCCGAAGACAGGCGATAAACCGCCCAAGTAG